The DNA region TCGATCGGTCCGATCAGGCAAATTTTGCTCGGCTTCAGCGAGCGTCCGATCTCGTCGAACACACGGGGGTTTTCCTCGACCGGAAACAACATTCGGTGCTCGATGGCCCGGATCTGCTCGGTCATGCGGGGGACGAGCATGCGGTCCTCCGTGCTGAGAAACACCGCCACGCCGGTCTTGAGGGATTCTTCGAACAGCCGGCGGGCCAGGTTTCCTTCAAAATGAACGGACAAGAGGGACTCTCCCGATTGGGTGTACACAAACGCCCCGTTCTGGCTGATCCGGTGGCAAGAGACGCCCAATTCTTCCGCGACGCAAAGCAGTTCCTTGTCCATGCGCCCCGATGCAAGGCAAATCCGGACGCCCGATTCGGCCAAGCGCCGGATGGCCCGCCGGTCTTCTTCGCGCACCGTTTTTCCTTCGGTGAACAGGGTGTTGTCCAAATCGCTCACAAACAACTTGATCATTCCGCAAACACTTCTTTCTGTAGACATCTTCGGCCAAGTCTCTCTTTCAGGGTATCACAGGAACAGATGGATGCCCACCATGGCGGCGTGAGAGGACATGTTGTTCTGAAAGCGGAACCATCCGCCCGGAGATGAGCATCCTTTAAGAGAGGCTTTGGAACAAACATCCCCCGGACTTCAACAAATCTTCACAAATCGGTGGTTCCCGATTCCTGTGTGAGCGGTACAGTGAACGGGAAAAAATGTGGGGATATGCCTGCGGGAAAGCCGCCTGTGTTTCCGCGGGACGGAATGCGGCATCCGACAGGTGTTCGGGAACAAACCGGAAAACAACCGGTATCGGGAGTTTGAGATTTCGATGGAAATTGCATGGATCATCGGTGTTCTGCTGATTCTGATGCTCGTTCTTCCACTTGCAGGGATGTGGTTCCGTTTCCGGCGAGCACCGCGTCCGCAGAAAAAGGAACCGGATCTCATGTTGGATCCTGCTTCCTGGAATGACGACGAAGTGACGATCGGATGGGTGGGCCATTCCACGGTCCTGATCAACATGTACGGCGTGAAGATCCTCACCGATCCCGTCCTGGGGCCCAAGGTGGGTGTTCATCTCGGCATCGGCGACTGGCAAATCGGACCGGCCCGGCACACGGAACCCGCCGTTTCTTTGGACGCCCTGGGGCAGGTGGATCTGATCCTGCTGTCCCATGCGCACATGGACCATTTCGATCTGCCGACGCTGAAGAAATTGGCGAGACCGGAAACAACCGTCATCACCGCCCGGGGAACTTCCCGCCTGTTGCGGAAATTGCGGTTCGGAAAAGTGATGGAGCTGGGCGGGGAAGACCGCGTCGATCTTCCGGACGGACTGCGGGTGACGGCGGTGCCGGTCAGGCATTGGGGGAACCGGTTCCCATGGAACCGCGATTACGAATATACGGGCTATTTGATTGAAAAAAAGGGAACCCGGTTGTTCTTCCCCGGTGACACCGCGTGGACTCCGGATTTCGTGAAACTGAGAAAACATGGCCCGATCGACTTGGCGTTCATGCCGATCGGCGCTTACAGTCCCGACTCGTTCCAAGCCAACCATTGCACGCCCGAACAGGCATGGTCCATGTTTCTGGACACCGGGGCCAAATGGTTGGTGCCCATTCACTGGGACACGTTCGTGCTTTCTTTCGAACCGGTGGACGAACCTTTGAAACGGTTGCTGCGGGCGGCCGGAGATGAAACACACCGCATCGTGATTCGCAAACACGGAGAGCAGGTGCGGTTGGTCGGGGAACACGCGACGGCCACGGGGCGCCGGTGACAAACCAAAAAAGCCCGGGAATATTGCCCGGGCTTTTTTTCGATGTCAGTTGTTGATGAACAACTCAAACACGTGGCCGAAGTCTTTGACCGAATAGCGGTTTCTGGCTTCCACCAGCCAGGAGAAAGCCGCTTCGTTGAGTTCCTTGAACTGACCGACCAAGCTTTCTTCCGAATTGCGGATCGTGCGAAGCGTTCCGGAAGCCACGTCCAGGCTCTGTTGCGCCAGCTCAAGCAGAACCTTGTTGTCCCGCTGGATTTCTTCGATTTTCAGCAAAGCCTTGTACAGGTCCTTCAGCTCGTTGATCTGGTCTTTGCGCACGTCGATCGAATAGGCGTTGGTGCCGATGTGAAATTTGATCTCCACATCCATGTCCAGGTTGCCGGCCGTTTCCAGAGACACTTTGGTAACGGGATGGATGTCATACGCCCAGCGGCGCAACGTCCGTTTCTTGTTGGTGGCGCTGGTTCCGTCCAAATGGATCAGGGCTTTGTTGGTGAAGCAGTACTCATCGGACTTGGACTTGATCAGGAAATAGATTTTTTCCCCGTCCTCGTGCATGACGTAATCGTCCGCGTCTACCTTGTCATAATCTTCAGGCTTGATGATGGTTCCGATGTCACTCAGACCAAGCATATCCGACGCCATTTTTTTGAACATGTTTTTCGGACCCCTCCCATTCGGGTATGACAAAAATCGACAGGTACGATTTCATTATATCAAAAGATTTTTGGGGATGAGGCGAGGGAACCGTCCGCCTTGAAGGATGGGTAAAACATCTTTCAAAATTCGTCGCAAGCATCGAAGATTTCATGGGCGATAGGATGATGCGAATTTCCTGTCATCTCATGAACACAAAGGATTACATAGATGTCTTGACGAATATCGAATGGTCACTGAACATTGATTAGGTGAGTCGGTTGAAAAAATTTATATTCAGACTGTTGGTATTGTTGCCTGTTGTTTTGTATGCGTTGTATCATGCATACTCCGCTTACTACTCGTGGTATTCCCCGGAGTATGAACCATTGTATGGAGACAACAAGTTTTTATATCCTTTATTGAATTTGGTGCCTGTGGTTGCGTTTTTTGTCTTTGACCTGGTTCGTGAAAAGCGAATCCATCCGTTTTACGGATTCCTGAGAAGTGCATATTATGTTTATCTCTTTTTTGTCTATATCAACATTGTGTCATATATCCCGTATGAACGGTATTTTAATCTTCCGATGCTCCCTGAAGAAATGCACAGATTCCCCAGATACAATCTCATTCCCTTTGAGACCATCACAGGCAGTATCACTCCTTTGAATATCTACGGCAACTTGTTGGTCTTGCTTCCGTTGGGAATGTTTTTGCCGCTGTTGTATCCGCGCATTTCCAGTGCAAAACAAGTGTTTGTCGTTGCCTTTTTGACGGTCTTGGGGCTGGAAACCATTCAATTCATCGTGTCTTATTTCGATGGAATGGTTTATGAATACGCTGAAGGGCGAGCTTTTGATATCGATGATTTCCTGCTGAACGTCACCGGGTCCATGGTTGGGTATGCACTGTGGAAAAAAGTGTTGGAACCCCTTTTGAAAAGATGGAAAATGATCCCGAAGATCCCGGAACAAACAGAGTTGCTCTCCTGATGGCGTTGGAACCTCAGGCGGGATTCAGGGAGAACCAACATTGAAATGAAACAGAAACGGATTGGTGCCCGAATGGGAATCGGGAGGAATTGAAGAACTGTGGGTTCCCCTCTGTCGAGAGGAGGATTCTTCCGAAAAAACAAACACCGGGAAGATGTTCCCGGTGTTTTTGTATTTTTGCTTTCTTGCGGCATGTTCCGGCACCGCGTTGCATGGTTCATCCTTACCGGCTCCCGGTCACGGGAGGTTTGCTCCTGAGCAGCATTTCCCTTTTGGCGACGGCGGCCTTGATGGCCATGTAGCTGACTTCTTCCGGCAAGGCCTCCTTGATCGGACGGAGTTTGTGGGCGCCGAGCCGTTCGATGGCCTGCATGATCCGTGCTTCGTGTTCGGCGGGGATGAAGGTGCTCCAGTCGAGGGGGAATCCTTCCATGCCGCAGCGGAACAGGTGATCTTCGATGGTTCCCCGCTTCAGATTGCGCAGCCGGGCGATCTCTTCCACGCTTTTGCCGTCCCGCCACATGTTCCAGGTGATGACATGGGTAGGCACTTTGGCCTCCGGTCTGGAGGACGGACCCGGTTTGGGCCGACGGGGGGAGCCGGGAGCCGTTTCCCGGACGAAGGTGCGGATTTTGTCCAGAAACGGCTGGCCGTACCGTGCCAGTTTTGCTTCCCCGACCCCGGGAATCGCCCGAAACTGCTCCGGAGTGACGGGTAGGCGGCGACACATTTCCCTGAGGGTGCTGTCGTGGAAGATGACGTAGGGCGGGATTTGCTCCCGTTCGGCGATCTCTTTGCGCAGCTCGCGCAGGATGTCGTACAGACCGGATTCCGGCCGTTCGGAAGATTCGCGGCCGTGGGTCTCTTCCGCGGCCACCAGGGCACGCCGCTTTCCTTTCAGCACGTCCACCGCCTTGGCGGTGAGGCGGATCGTCGGGTAAAGCTCCTCTTCGTCCGTCTGGGCGAGGTAGCCTTCCGCCAGCAGACGGTGGCAAAGATGACGGATTTCCTTTTCCGTCCGGTCGTTCATGATGCCGTATGTAGAAAGCCGATCCAGCCCGAACTGCTTCAGCCGGATGTTTTTGGAACCGCGCAGCGTTTTGGATAGCAACGTAAGGCCGAAGCGTTCTCCCATTCGTTTGACGCAGGAGAAGATTTTCAGGGCCTCGCCGGTCACATCCTCCTTCTCCCCGTGTACGGACCGGCAGGGACCGCACAAGCCGCAGGGTTCCGCCTCTTCTTCTCCGAAGTAGCGGGCGATGAACACTTGCAGGCAGTCGGTGTGGACGGCGTAACGGACCATGCAGCGAAGCTTGTCCCTCTCCAACTCTTTCCGCTCCGGGGAGAGCCCGGACTGGTCGATCAGGTGGCGCTGGATCACCATGTCGCCCGGGTTCCACAGCAGGATGCATTCTCCCGGCTCTCCGTCCCGTCCGGCCCGCCCCGCTTCCTGGTAGTAACTCTCCAGATTGCGCGGCAGGTTGTGGTGGATGACAAAGCGCACATTGGATTTGTCGATGCCCATCCCGAAAGCGTTGGTGGCGACGATCACTTGCACCTGATCGCGGGCGAACCGTTCTTGAGCGTGTTCCCGCTCCCGCTCGTCCATGCCGGCATGATACCGGGCGGCGGCCACTCCGGCAGATTGGAGCGCCGTATACAACTTATCCACTTCCTTGCGCGTGGAGCAGTAGATGATGCCGGTCTTGTCCGGAGAGCGGGCGAGACGGGAGCGAATGAAGGCGGTTCGGTCTTCTTCGCGGCGAACGAAGAATGAGAGATTGTTTCGCCGCACGGGCATGGTGTGAACGGCGTCCCGGGGGATTCCCAGGAGGGAGGTGATGTCTTCGCGCACATCGGGCGTGGCCGTGGCGGTCAATGCCATGATGAGAGGTTTTTTGGGAAGACCGAGGATTTTCTCGGCCATCGTCCGGTAACTGGGGCGAAAATCATGTCCCCACTGCGAGATGCAGTGCGCTTCGTCCACCGTGACCAGATCCACGGGGAGCCGTTGAAAGATGGTGTGAAACCGTTCCGATTCCAGTCGCTCCGGGGCGATGTACAACAATTTGTATTCACCGGCCATCAGCCGGCGGATTCGTTCATCCGCTTCCTCCGGAGACAGGGTGCTGTTGAGAAACGTGGCCGGGATGCCGTGCAGCAGGAGCCGGTCCACCTGGTCTTTCATCAGGGAGATCAGCGGCGAAATGACCACGGTGATTCCGGGAAACAGCAGGGCGGGAATCTGGTAGCAGACGGATTTTCCGCCGCCGGTCGGCATGATGCCCATGGTGTCCCGACCCGCCAACAGGCTTTCGATGATGCGCCGCTGTCCGGGGCGGAAGGAAGGATATCCGAAATGCTTTCTGAGCATCCGTTCCGCGTCCGCCAGCGTGGGGAGCATGCCGGTTCCTCCTTTGTCGTGATGTTTCCTGTTTCATCTTACCTGATCAAGGGGCATCTGCGGGCACAAAAATCTCCGGATCCGGGTGACGTGGAAAAGCTTCCCGATTTTCCGTACAATGGATGGGCAACCATCTGCGAGGAGGAATCCGCCATGCTGTTCATTGACAACGGAAACATCACCGATCCGCGGATCAACCTGGCCATCGAGGAATACATCCTCAAGCATCTCGACGTGGAAAACGAATCTTATCTGCTTTTTTATATCAATGAACCGTCGGTGATCATCGGAAAGCATCAGAACACCGTGGAAGAGATTCACGTGGACGTGGTCCGGGAGCGGGGCATTCACGTGGTGCGTCGCCTTTCCGGAGGCG from Staphylospora marina includes:
- a CDS encoding HAD family hydrolase; amino-acid sequence: MIKLFVSDLDNTLFTEGKTVREEDRRAIRRLAESGVRICLASGRMDKELLCVAEELGVSCHRISQNGAFVYTQSGESLLSVHFEGNLARRLFEESLKTGVAVFLSTEDRMLVPRMTEQIRAIEHRMLFPVEENPRVFDEIGRSLKPSKICLIGPIERLLSLRSLVNDMVPGQVDTFISDRDCLDLMPPGISKGNALRILREHLGIRPEETVTIGDSYNDISMLESVPHSFAMAHADEEVKRRAARTAESVAEAVEWVLEHMNQPTK
- a CDS encoding MBL fold metallo-hydrolase, which produces MEIAWIIGVLLILMLVLPLAGMWFRFRRAPRPQKKEPDLMLDPASWNDDEVTIGWVGHSTVLINMYGVKILTDPVLGPKVGVHLGIGDWQIGPARHTEPAVSLDALGQVDLILLSHAHMDHFDLPTLKKLARPETTVITARGTSRLLRKLRFGKVMELGGEDRVDLPDGLRVTAVPVRHWGNRFPWNRDYEYTGYLIEKKGTRLFFPGDTAWTPDFVKLRKHGPIDLAFMPIGAYSPDSFQANHCTPEQAWSMFLDTGAKWLVPIHWDTFVLSFEPVDEPLKRLLRAAGDETHRIVIRKHGEQVRLVGEHATATGRR
- a CDS encoding PH domain-containing protein — protein: MFKKMASDMLGLSDIGTIIKPEDYDKVDADDYVMHEDGEKIYFLIKSKSDEYCFTNKALIHLDGTSATNKKRTLRRWAYDIHPVTKVSLETAGNLDMDVEIKFHIGTNAYSIDVRKDQINELKDLYKALLKIEEIQRDNKVLLELAQQSLDVASGTLRTIRNSEESLVGQFKELNEAAFSWLVEARNRYSVKDFGHVFELFINN
- a CDS encoding VanZ family protein; this encodes MYGDNKFLYPLLNLVPVVAFFVFDLVREKRIHPFYGFLRSAYYVYLFFVYINIVSYIPYERYFNLPMLPEEMHRFPRYNLIPFETITGSITPLNIYGNLLVLLPLGMFLPLLYPRISSAKQVFVVAFLTVLGLETIQFIVSYFDGMVYEYAEGRAFDIDDFLLNVTGSMVGYALWKKVLEPLLKRWKMIPKIPEQTELLS
- the recQ gene encoding DNA helicase RecQ; protein product: MLPTLADAERMLRKHFGYPSFRPGQRRIIESLLAGRDTMGIMPTGGGKSVCYQIPALLFPGITVVISPLISLMKDQVDRLLLHGIPATFLNSTLSPEEADERIRRLMAGEYKLLYIAPERLESERFHTIFQRLPVDLVTVDEAHCISQWGHDFRPSYRTMAEKILGLPKKPLIMALTATATPDVREDITSLLGIPRDAVHTMPVRRNNLSFFVRREEDRTAFIRSRLARSPDKTGIIYCSTRKEVDKLYTALQSAGVAAARYHAGMDEREREHAQERFARDQVQVIVATNAFGMGIDKSNVRFVIHHNLPRNLESYYQEAGRAGRDGEPGECILLWNPGDMVIQRHLIDQSGLSPERKELERDKLRCMVRYAVHTDCLQVFIARYFGEEEAEPCGLCGPCRSVHGEKEDVTGEALKIFSCVKRMGERFGLTLLSKTLRGSKNIRLKQFGLDRLSTYGIMNDRTEKEIRHLCHRLLAEGYLAQTDEEELYPTIRLTAKAVDVLKGKRRALVAAEETHGRESSERPESGLYDILRELRKEIAEREQIPPYVIFHDSTLREMCRRLPVTPEQFRAIPGVGEAKLARYGQPFLDKIRTFVRETAPGSPRRPKPGPSSRPEAKVPTHVITWNMWRDGKSVEEIARLRNLKRGTIEDHLFRCGMEGFPLDWSTFIPAEHEARIMQAIERLGAHKLRPIKEALPEEVSYMAIKAAVAKREMLLRSKPPVTGSR